The following are from one region of the Flavobacteriales bacterium genome:
- a CDS encoding 2-oxoglutarate dehydrogenase E1 component — NTSFDKKKLAEIAKKISTLPKDKKFISKIVRLFEDRIKMVDETNQLDWAMGELLAYSSLLEEGHMVRLSGQDVERGTFSHRHAVVKVEDSEEEYIPLNNISKTQQKFHVYNSLLSEYGVLGFEYGYAMATPHGLTIWEAQFGDFNNGAQIIIDQLLSAAEEKWKTQNGLVMLLPHGYEGQGAEHSSGRMERFLQLCAEDNMIVADCSTPANYFHLLRRQLKFNFRKPLVVFTPKSLLRHPKCVSSIEEMANGAFQEIIDDSKANAKNVDTVVFCTGKFYYDLLAKQEEIGGADNMAIVRVEQLYPLPQKQLDNIVAKYGKAKKYIWAQEEPENMGAWCHMLRHYTSVKLDVISLQESGAPATGSSKVHARRHNAIINKVFENSLVS; from the coding sequence TAAACACTTCATTCGACAAGAAAAAACTGGCTGAAATTGCTAAAAAAATCAGTACTCTTCCAAAAGATAAAAAATTCATCAGCAAAATTGTACGTCTGTTTGAAGACAGAATTAAAATGGTTGATGAAACCAATCAATTGGATTGGGCAATGGGAGAGCTTTTAGCCTATTCTTCATTGTTAGAAGAAGGTCACATGGTTCGTTTATCAGGACAAGATGTTGAGCGTGGAACGTTCTCGCACCGACATGCTGTGGTTAAAGTAGAAGATTCTGAAGAGGAATATATCCCACTTAATAACATTTCAAAAACACAACAAAAATTTCATGTTTACAATTCGTTGTTATCGGAATACGGTGTTTTAGGTTTTGAATATGGATATGCGATGGCAACTCCACATGGTTTAACCATTTGGGAAGCTCAGTTTGGTGATTTTAATAATGGTGCTCAAATTATTATTGACCAATTGTTGAGTGCTGCTGAAGAAAAATGGAAAACACAAAACGGTTTGGTAATGTTATTACCTCATGGTTATGAAGGGCAAGGTGCAGAACATTCGAGCGGAAGAATGGAACGCTTTTTACAATTGTGCGCAGAAGACAACATGATAGTAGCTGATTGTAGTACTCCAGCTAACTATTTCCACCTATTACGTCGTCAGCTAAAATTCAATTTCAGAAAGCCTTTAGTAGTGTTTACTCCAAAAAGTTTATTACGTCACCCTAAATGCGTTTCAAGCATTGAAGAAATGGCAAATGGAGCTTTCCAAGAAATAATTGACGACTCAAAAGCAAATGCTAAAAATGTTGATACAGTGGTTTTCTGTACAGGTAAATTCTATTACGATTTATTAGCTAAACAAGAAGAAATTGGCGGGGCAGATAACATGGCAATAGTTCGAGTTGAACAATTGTATCCTTTACCTCAAAAACAATTGGACAACATTGTTGCAAAATACGGTAAAGCAAAAAAATACATTTGGGCACAAGAAGAACCTGAAAATATGGGTGCATGGTGTCACATGTTAAGACATTACACTTCTGTTAAATTAGACGTGATTTCTTTACAAGAAAGTGGTGCTCCTGCAACAGGGTCATCAAAGGTTCATGCTCGAAGACATAATGCAATCATTAACAAAGTATTTGAAAATTCATTGGTTAGCTAA